Proteins from one Streptosporangium becharense genomic window:
- a CDS encoding acyl-CoA thioesterase, translated as MVGQNVAETVGRGRRHVFPRAVRFADIDSLGHVNNVRFFDYLEDARQAMFLVDPHREGNAPFKGLVVSRHEIDYRRPLTFRPDPVRVESWVTEIRPVRFSLAYEIRDDQRVFVQARSVLVAYDVERAQPRRFTEDELAYLHRFAAE; from the coding sequence GTGGTTGGACAGAACGTCGCGGAGACCGTCGGCCGGGGGCGTCGGCACGTGTTCCCCAGGGCAGTGCGGTTCGCCGACATCGACTCGCTGGGCCATGTCAACAACGTGCGGTTCTTCGACTACCTCGAAGACGCGCGGCAGGCGATGTTCCTCGTCGACCCCCACCGGGAGGGGAACGCGCCGTTCAAGGGGCTCGTGGTCTCCCGGCATGAGATCGACTACCGGCGTCCGCTCACCTTCCGCCCCGATCCGGTCCGCGTGGAGTCGTGGGTGACGGAGATCCGGCCGGTCCGCTTCTCCCTGGCGTACGAGATCCGCGACGATCAGCGGGTCTTCGTCCAGGCCCGCTCGGTGCTCGTCGCATACGACGTCGAACGTGCCCAGCCTCGGCGGTTCACCGAGGACGAGCTCGCCTACCTGCACAGGTTCGCCGCCGAGTAG
- the cobA gene encoding uroporphyrinogen-III C-methyltransferase translates to MSPYLLGLRLSGRRVLVVGGGRVAQRRVPALLDAGALVTIVSTSVTHALDDLIASGRVTWEARPYQVGDVDGAWLVQACTDDRAVNAAVAAEAEAKRIWCVRADDRDASAAWTPASGKVDEISVAVTAGGDPRRAAGIRDAVVDALRDGTVDARRNRAKPVGVALVGGGPGDPALITVRGRQLLAQADVVVADRLAPQALLDELSPDVELIDAAKIPYGRYLAQEKINELLIQHAKQGKFVVRLKGGDPFVFGRGGEEMLACAREGIPVIVVPGITSPVAVPAAANVPVTHRGVSQEFHVVSVHVPPGDEKSTVDWPNLARSGGTLVLMMAVERIGVIAETLIHEGRSPETPVMVVQDGTLPTQRALYATLSTVAERVSAAGIRPPAIVIVGDVVKVGQEVEMVRAERVP, encoded by the coding sequence ATGTCGCCCTACCTGCTCGGTCTGCGTCTCTCCGGGCGGCGGGTGCTCGTCGTGGGCGGGGGGCGCGTCGCCCAGCGGCGGGTTCCGGCGCTGCTCGACGCCGGTGCCCTGGTCACCATCGTCTCGACGAGTGTCACGCACGCCCTCGACGACCTCATCGCGAGCGGTCGTGTGACCTGGGAAGCCAGGCCGTACCAGGTCGGTGACGTGGACGGCGCCTGGCTGGTCCAGGCGTGCACCGACGACCGCGCCGTCAACGCCGCGGTGGCGGCCGAGGCCGAGGCCAAGCGGATCTGGTGCGTGCGCGCCGACGACAGGGACGCCTCGGCGGCCTGGACCCCCGCCAGCGGCAAGGTGGACGAGATCAGCGTCGCGGTCACCGCCGGCGGCGACCCCCGCCGGGCGGCCGGGATCAGGGACGCCGTCGTCGACGCGCTCCGCGACGGCACGGTCGACGCCCGGCGCAACCGCGCGAAGCCGGTCGGCGTCGCCCTCGTCGGTGGCGGGCCGGGTGACCCCGCGTTGATCACGGTCCGGGGCCGGCAGTTGCTCGCCCAGGCCGACGTGGTCGTGGCCGACCGCCTCGCCCCCCAGGCCCTGCTCGACGAGCTGTCCCCGGACGTGGAGCTGATCGACGCCGCCAAGATCCCCTATGGCCGCTACCTGGCCCAGGAGAAGATCAACGAGCTGCTGATCCAGCACGCGAAGCAGGGCAAGTTCGTCGTCCGGCTCAAGGGCGGCGACCCGTTCGTCTTCGGCCGGGGCGGCGAGGAGATGCTCGCCTGCGCACGCGAGGGCATTCCGGTGATCGTGGTCCCCGGGATCACCAGCCCGGTCGCGGTACCCGCCGCGGCGAACGTGCCGGTCACCCACCGCGGGGTGAGCCAGGAATTCCATGTCGTCTCGGTGCACGTCCCGCCGGGTGACGAGAAGTCCACCGTCGACTGGCCCAACCTGGCGCGATCCGGCGGCACGCTGGTCCTCATGATGGCCGTGGAACGGATCGGGGTGATCGCCGAAACGCTGATTCACGAGGGACGTTCGCCGGAAACTCCCGTAATGGTGGTACAGGACGGTACTCTTCCCACCCAGCGAGCTCTTTACGCCACGCTCTCCACCGTGGCGGAGCGCGTGAGCGCGGCTGGGATCCGGCCACCTGCGATCGTGATCGTCGGCGATGTCGTGAAGGTCGGCCAGGAGGTCGAGATGGTTCGAGCGGAGCGAGTACCGTGA
- the ettA gene encoding energy-dependent translational throttle protein EttA, protein MPEYIYTLQRVRKAHGDKVVLDDVTLSFLPGAKIGVLGPNGTGKSTLLKMMAGLEQPSNGDARLMPGFTVGMLQQEPPLNESKTVLGNVEEGVAETKAMLDRFNEIAELMATDYSDELLEEMGKLQDALDHRNGWDLDSQLEQAMDALRCPPPDAQVTQLSGGERRRVALCKLLLEQPDLLLLDEPTNHLDAESVQWLESHLEKYPGTVLAVTHDRYFLDNVANWILELDRGRCHPYEGNYSTYLEAKAARLKLEGQKDAKRKKRLEEELEWVRSNARARQTKSRARLQRYEEMAAEADKYRKLDFEEIQIPPGPRLGTTVIRAEKLTKGFEDRLLMDNLSFDLPRNGIVGIIGPNGVGKTTLFRMITGSETPDNGEIVIGETVKISYADQSRGGIDPTKNVWEVVSDGLDYIKVGQVEMPSRAYIAAFGFKGPDQQKKAGVLSGGERNRLNLALTLKQGGNVLLLDEPTNDLDTETLSSLENALLDFPGCAVITSHDRWFLDRIATHILAWEEGSNWFWFEGNFADYEKNKIERLGADAARPHRVTYRKLTRD, encoded by the coding sequence ATGCCGGAGTACATCTACACACTGCAGCGCGTGCGCAAGGCCCACGGTGACAAGGTCGTCCTCGACGACGTGACGCTGTCGTTCCTGCCGGGCGCCAAGATCGGTGTCCTGGGCCCCAACGGCACCGGAAAGTCGACGCTGCTGAAGATGATGGCGGGCCTGGAGCAGCCGTCCAACGGCGACGCCCGGCTCATGCCCGGCTTCACCGTCGGAATGCTCCAGCAGGAGCCCCCCCTCAACGAATCCAAGACCGTTCTCGGTAACGTCGAAGAGGGCGTCGCCGAGACCAAGGCCATGCTCGACCGGTTCAACGAGATCGCCGAGCTGATGGCCACCGACTACAGCGACGAGCTGCTGGAGGAGATGGGCAAGCTCCAGGACGCGCTCGACCACCGCAACGGCTGGGATCTCGACAGCCAGCTGGAGCAGGCGATGGACGCCCTTCGCTGCCCCCCGCCGGACGCCCAGGTGACCCAGCTCTCCGGTGGTGAGCGCCGCCGGGTCGCGCTGTGCAAGCTCCTGCTGGAGCAGCCCGACCTGCTGCTGCTCGACGAGCCCACCAACCACCTCGACGCCGAGAGCGTCCAGTGGCTGGAGTCCCACCTGGAGAAGTATCCGGGCACCGTCCTGGCCGTCACCCACGACCGCTACTTCCTGGACAACGTCGCCAACTGGATCCTGGAGCTCGACCGGGGCCGTTGCCACCCCTACGAGGGCAACTACTCCACCTACCTGGAAGCCAAGGCCGCGCGGCTTAAGCTGGAGGGCCAGAAGGACGCCAAGCGCAAGAAGCGCCTGGAGGAGGAGCTGGAGTGGGTCCGCTCCAACGCCAGGGCCCGTCAGACCAAGAGCCGGGCGCGTCTGCAGCGTTACGAGGAGATGGCCGCCGAGGCCGACAAGTACCGCAAGCTCGACTTCGAGGAGATCCAGATCCCGCCGGGCCCGCGTCTGGGCACCACGGTGATCCGGGCGGAGAAGCTCACCAAGGGCTTCGAAGACCGTCTCCTGATGGACAATCTCTCCTTCGACCTGCCGCGCAACGGCATCGTCGGCATCATCGGCCCGAACGGTGTCGGCAAGACGACCCTGTTCCGGATGATCACTGGAAGCGAGACGCCCGACAACGGCGAGATCGTCATCGGCGAGACCGTCAAGATCTCCTACGCCGACCAGAGCCGCGGCGGCATCGACCCCACCAAGAACGTCTGGGAGGTCGTCTCCGACGGGCTCGACTACATCAAGGTCGGCCAGGTGGAGATGCCGTCGCGCGCCTACATCGCCGCGTTCGGGTTCAAGGGGCCCGACCAGCAGAAGAAGGCGGGCGTCCTGTCGGGTGGCGAGCGTAACCGGCTCAATCTGGCGCTCACCCTCAAGCAGGGCGGCAACGTGCTGCTGCTCGACGAGCCCACCAACGACCTCGACACCGAGACGCTCTCCAGCCTGGAGAACGCCCTGCTCGACTTCCCGGGCTGCGCGGTCATCACCTCCCACGACCGGTGGTTCCTCGACCGCATCGCCACCCACATCCTCGCCTGGGAGGAAGGCTCGAACTGGTTCTGGTTCGAGGGCAACTTCGCCGACTACGAGAAGAACAAGATCGAGCGTCTGGGCGCCGACGCGGCCCGGCCGCACCGTGTGACCTACCGCAAGCTCACCCGCGACTGA
- a CDS encoding GTPase codes for MSVGTTQTRQGLGSRLAALARIVELGPGRVDPKLLAEAGRLLLRAGDRLKLSSEHTVVALAGGTGSGKSTLFNSVSGLELSPTGVRRPTTARTHACVWGLEGAGPLLDWLKIQWRHRFARASALDRGESQLHGLILLDLPDHDSIRALTDNEADRLIQVADLVVWVLDPQKYADASTHRRYVTDLAGHEAVTVFVLNQADRLEPEELAECMADLDGLLRREGVENPVIVATSATTGQGVDNLKAVIAEAVTNRRAAVQRLEADLDRLTRRLVKAMPVQDAPVPPSSIDDARRIGLADALCDAVGVPAIGEAMENVYAARSAEWVGWPYPRWIAGLRPDPLKSLRLGDLRDEIRGIGGSVSAQPAEVDAAIQALADGLTVGMHEAWRNGVREAARSRSAQLPEALAEELTEVAPRLDRVPGWWRALLVWQYLLVGLFVAGLAWIGTALVYGVFGAANPPAALGLFADAASLPWVGLMVLSVLGLGALTAVASRNFIVLGAGTEREGMEREMRRRVAGIAQSMVIEPVERELARYNEFYSAVRAVHD; via the coding sequence ATGAGTGTTGGCACCACCCAGACGCGCCAGGGTCTCGGCAGCCGGCTCGCCGCGCTCGCCCGGATCGTGGAGCTGGGGCCGGGCAGGGTCGATCCCAAACTCCTCGCCGAGGCGGGCAGGCTGCTGCTGCGCGCCGGTGACAGGCTCAAGCTCTCCTCCGAGCACACCGTGGTGGCCCTCGCCGGGGGCACGGGCAGCGGAAAGTCGACGCTGTTCAACTCGGTCTCCGGCCTGGAGCTGTCGCCGACGGGTGTGCGACGCCCGACCACCGCCCGCACCCACGCCTGCGTCTGGGGGCTGGAGGGTGCGGGCCCGCTGCTCGACTGGCTGAAGATCCAGTGGCGGCACCGTTTCGCCCGGGCCAGCGCTCTGGACCGGGGGGAGAGCCAGTTGCACGGACTGATCCTCCTCGACCTGCCCGACCACGACTCCATCCGGGCGCTGACCGACAACGAGGCCGATCGGCTCATCCAGGTCGCCGACCTCGTCGTGTGGGTGCTCGACCCGCAGAAGTACGCCGACGCCTCCACGCACCGCCGTTACGTGACCGACCTGGCGGGTCACGAGGCGGTGACGGTCTTCGTGCTCAACCAGGCGGACCGGCTCGAACCGGAGGAACTGGCCGAGTGCATGGCCGACCTCGACGGTCTGCTGCGCCGCGAGGGTGTCGAGAACCCCGTCATCGTCGCCACCTCGGCGACCACCGGCCAGGGCGTCGACAACCTCAAGGCGGTCATCGCCGAGGCCGTGACCAACCGCAGGGCCGCGGTCCAGCGACTGGAGGCCGACCTCGACCGGCTGACCCGCCGGCTGGTGAAGGCCATGCCCGTGCAGGACGCTCCCGTCCCGCCCTCCTCCATCGACGACGCCCGCCGGATCGGTCTGGCCGACGCCCTGTGCGACGCGGTCGGCGTGCCCGCGATCGGCGAGGCGATGGAGAACGTCTACGCCGCGCGATCCGCCGAGTGGGTCGGCTGGCCCTACCCCCGCTGGATCGCCGGGCTCCGCCCCGATCCGTTGAAGAGCCTGCGCCTGGGTGACCTGAGGGACGAGATCCGGGGGATCGGCGGATCGGTCAGCGCGCAGCCGGCCGAGGTGGACGCCGCGATCCAAGCGCTCGCCGACGGTCTGACCGTCGGCATGCACGAGGCGTGGCGGAACGGTGTCCGTGAGGCCGCGCGGTCGCGTTCGGCGCAGCTGCCCGAGGCGCTCGCCGAGGAGCTGACCGAGGTCGCCCCGCGCCTCGACCGGGTTCCCGGCTGGTGGCGGGCGCTCCTCGTCTGGCAGTACCTCCTGGTCGGGCTCTTCGTGGCGGGTCTCGCCTGGATCGGCACCGCACTCGTCTACGGCGTGTTCGGCGCGGCGAACCCGCCGGCCGCCCTCGGGCTGTTCGCCGACGCCGCGTCCCTGCCGTGGGTGGGGCTGATGGTGCTGTCGGTCCTCGGGCTCGGCGCGCTCACCGCCGTGGCGAGCCGCAACTTCATCGTGCTCGGCGCGGGGACGGAGCGGGAGGGCATGGAGCGGGAGATGCGCCGCAGGGTCGCGGGGATCGCCCAGAGCATGGTCATCGAACCGGTGGAGCGCGAGCTGGCCCGCTATAACGAGTTCTACTCGGCGGTGCGCGCCGTCCACGACTGA
- a CDS encoding single-stranded DNA-binding protein, producing MNDIHVTLTGNIAAPPRQHTFPDGSRVTSLKVASTSRYFDRENQQWRNGETTYFGVRCFRGLADNVVRSVQLGQPIVVQGRLRIREFVHEGERRFMPEVEANALGHDLRWGVGSFDKPQRGGTAPLLGRDERIELDRETSDWAMSGGVPVPEDAPGSPATPGSPATVAAGFADGPSTAGARASRAEAAGAGAATAESVAAGTAAGEVAAGSAADVPQPQDIAAARRRAPRGAAARRSATEQEKNEVVSDPEETPWPFEERLAA from the coding sequence ATGAACGACATCCACGTCACGCTGACCGGTAACATCGCGGCTCCGCCGCGCCAGCACACCTTCCCCGACGGTTCCCGGGTCACCTCGCTCAAAGTGGCCTCGACCAGCCGATACTTCGACCGTGAGAACCAGCAGTGGCGCAACGGCGAGACCACCTACTTCGGCGTCCGCTGTTTCCGGGGCCTCGCCGACAACGTCGTCCGGTCGGTTCAGCTGGGCCAGCCGATCGTCGTCCAGGGCAGGCTGAGAATCCGTGAGTTCGTCCACGAAGGCGAGCGCCGTTTCATGCCTGAGGTGGAGGCCAACGCGCTCGGCCACGACCTGCGCTGGGGCGTCGGCAGTTTCGACAAGCCCCAGCGTGGCGGGACGGCCCCGCTGCTGGGGCGCGACGAGCGGATCGAGCTCGACCGCGAGACGTCCGACTGGGCCATGAGCGGCGGTGTCCCCGTTCCGGAGGACGCACCGGGTTCGCCGGCCACTCCGGGTTCTCCGGCGACTGTCGCCGCCGGCTTCGCTGACGGGCCGTCCACGGCCGGTGCGCGGGCATCGCGCGCGGAGGCGGCCGGGGCCGGGGCCGCCACCGCGGAATCGGTCGCCGCCGGAACCGCCGCAGGTGAGGTGGCCGCGGGCTCGGCGGCAGACGTTCCGCAGCCGCAGGACATCGCGGCAGCCAGGCGGAGAGCACCGAGGGGTGCGGCGGCCAGACGCTCCGCCACGGAACAGGAGAAGAACGAGGTCGTCTCCGATCCGGAGGAGACACCCTGGCCCTTCGAAGAGCGCCTGGCGGCCTGA
- a CDS encoding GGDEF domain-containing protein, whose product MLDTAAIVFFAVTGDFRWSDVLTFAALMACGAVCIEATRRLGMPAGVSRDLLSAWWLPAALLLPPLYALLAPIPFQFLLQKRVRATVVYRRVFSSAAIGLAGGAASLLFHGTVGDPNALSRGDGVSILMAVGCAVLFTVINTALIAIAAHTADPDSRWREVLWDRESLLLDVVELCLGVIVSIIGGINLALLLLALPPVVLLQRTLLHAQLQAAARTDLKTGLLNAAAWQREADTEIVRARRTGETLALLIVDIDHFKRVNDTYGHLVGDQVLIGVADTIRNQLRDYDVVGRFGGEEFVVLLPRADVTEARRVAERLRFRVGRMAVPADDNMITVTISVGVAIMSVHGDDLIELLAAADLALYRAKELGRDQICLPAATVPPARRPGSETAPS is encoded by the coding sequence ATGTTGGATACCGCCGCGATCGTGTTCTTCGCGGTCACCGGTGATTTCCGATGGTCCGACGTGCTCACGTTCGCGGCGCTGATGGCGTGTGGAGCAGTCTGCATCGAGGCGACCCGGCGGCTGGGCATGCCCGCAGGCGTCTCCCGTGACCTGCTCTCCGCGTGGTGGTTGCCGGCCGCACTGCTCCTGCCACCGCTGTACGCGCTCCTCGCGCCCATCCCCTTTCAGTTCCTGCTGCAGAAACGGGTGCGCGCGACGGTCGTCTACCGGCGGGTCTTCAGCTCGGCCGCGATCGGCCTGGCCGGAGGTGCGGCCTCGTTGCTCTTCCACGGCACCGTCGGTGATCCGAACGCGCTGAGCCGGGGTGACGGGGTGTCGATCCTGATGGCCGTCGGCTGCGCCGTGCTGTTCACCGTGATCAACACCGCGCTGATCGCCATCGCCGCGCACACCGCCGATCCCGACAGCCGCTGGCGCGAGGTCCTGTGGGACCGCGAGAGCCTCCTCCTCGACGTCGTCGAGCTCTGCCTGGGCGTCATCGTCTCCATCATCGGCGGGATCAACCTGGCGCTCCTGCTGCTGGCGCTGCCGCCCGTGGTGCTGCTCCAGCGCACCCTGCTTCACGCCCAGCTGCAGGCGGCGGCCCGCACCGACCTCAAGACCGGGCTGCTCAACGCCGCGGCCTGGCAGCGTGAGGCCGACACCGAGATCGTCAGAGCCCGCCGCACCGGCGAGACGCTCGCCCTGCTGATCGTCGACATCGACCACTTCAAACGGGTCAACGACACCTACGGCCACCTGGTCGGCGACCAGGTCCTCATCGGGGTGGCCGACACCATCCGCAACCAGCTTCGCGACTACGACGTCGTGGGCCGCTTCGGCGGCGAGGAGTTCGTCGTCCTGCTGCCCAGAGCCGACGTGACCGAGGCCCGCCGGGTCGCCGAGCGGCTGCGCTTCCGGGTGGGCCGGATGGCGGTCCCCGCCGACGACAACATGATCACCGTGACCATCTCGGTCGGTGTGGCGATCATGAGCGTGCACGGTGACGATCTGATCGAGTTGCTCGCCGCGGCCGACCTGGCCCTGTATCGGGCCAAGGAGCTGGGTCGCGACCAGATCTGCCTGCCCGCCGCCACGGTTCCCCCGGCCCGGCGGCCGGGTTCCGAGACCGCCCCTAGCTGA
- a CDS encoding GTPase produces MTFGAIRPGDGAPSGRIRPPAAAVSRPDPGAPARPGAPAPGRSSAPGGAAGEDAMAAFHAAAAAAQATIAAITAAKTAPQNSKPAPPDPTPASAVPHVAQPPPALKPAPRTPPTGPATTVPATGPTTVPATGPATAPATAPPLRAGRVSDPGTDVAEKAETITRPVTAPETVIGPVTGNDGPVKDTRSVTASVDARRKAVPGTADEADGEPGDGKAPEARGDGPAGDGSVQDGEGADEVAEDVAVQNGGSTENMEAENAADRGGEPAEDVVAEDTGPAEDEGVQDGDPAEDVAEGDGSAKDAVAQDDGPAGTMVAEDAGSAGDGGVRDGDHAGKVRADGPVKDGTGEGAQQPAAGKGTGPDAEEGKARTGRVLDTPLPDSAAEALTTALAAVRAGVTDLRFGLDLPGAEEARRVQGEILAQLDDYVVPRVRTSASPALIAIAGSTGAGKSTLVNSLAKSGVSATGVRRPTTGTPILVCHPDDHEWFAEGDLLGGLRRLGEPTPGTTGGIVLVSAEDIPPGVALLDTPDIDSVVEEHHETAHRMLDAADLWIFVTTAARYADAPAWRLLRLAKERGARLAIVLSRVPPRSREVVTKHFVRMLTEYGLGEVDRFVINEGKVTDGMLPDDEVAELRRWLTELSVDERRREQAVRATLDGVLNSFRTRVPALAKHMEMQVAFRRELRGDVDGAYARALAGIERNTGDGSLLRGEVLARWQDFAGSGDLMRALHLRKPGRLGAKAVRQTPERLTALKAALRAGLESVVVSAAQRAAEEAAARWLQRPGAEELLSAVPGLGHASDEIARRTGRTVAAWQDHITELIRTEGVTKRSVARVISFDAESLSLILTIGLLGNDSTPVEGTAGTLPGRLVHALLGAESLRNIGGKARSDLRARIGLLFDEEIMRYVQALDSAGIPDETAATRLYQATYNLEVAR; encoded by the coding sequence GTGACCTTCGGCGCCATCCGCCCCGGCGACGGCGCCCCCAGCGGCCGCATCCGCCCCCCGGCCGCCGCCGTCTCACGCCCCGATCCCGGTGCCCCGGCGCGGCCGGGCGCTCCGGCACCCGGCCGGTCGTCCGCACCCGGTGGGGCCGCGGGCGAGGACGCCATGGCGGCGTTCCACGCCGCCGCGGCCGCCGCCCAGGCCACCATCGCGGCCATTACCGCCGCCAAGACCGCCCCCCAGAACTCCAAGCCCGCCCCTCCGGATCCCACGCCGGCGTCCGCGGTCCCGCACGTCGCGCAGCCGCCGCCGGCGCTCAAGCCCGCCCCCAGGACACCGCCGACCGGCCCGGCGACGACCGTGCCGGCCACTGGGCCGACCACCGTGCCGGCCACTGGGCCAGCCACCGCACCAGCCACCGCGCCGCCGCTGCGCGCTGGACGGGTGTCCGATCCGGGCACCGACGTGGCCGAGAAGGCCGAAACCATCACCCGGCCCGTCACCGCCCCCGAAACCGTCATCGGGCCCGTCACCGGGAACGACGGCCCGGTGAAGGACACCCGGAGCGTGACGGCGTCGGTGGACGCCCGCCGGAAGGCGGTGCCCGGCACCGCGGACGAGGCGGACGGCGAACCCGGGGACGGAAAGGCGCCCGAAGCCCGGGGAGACGGGCCCGCCGGCGACGGGTCCGTTCAGGACGGGGAAGGCGCCGATGAGGTCGCGGAGGACGTAGCCGTTCAGAACGGCGGGTCCACGGAGAACATGGAGGCGGAGAACGCGGCCGATCGGGGCGGCGAGCCCGCTGAGGACGTTGTCGCCGAGGACACCGGACCCGCCGAGGACGAGGGAGTCCAGGACGGTGACCCCGCCGAAGACGTGGCCGAGGGTGACGGGTCCGCGAAGGACGCGGTCGCCCAGGATGACGGGCCCGCCGGGACGATGGTCGCCGAGGACGCCGGCTCGGCCGGGGACGGGGGCGTCCGGGACGGTGACCACGCCGGGAAGGTTCGGGCTGACGGGCCCGTGAAGGACGGGACGGGCGAAGGCGCACAGCAACCCGCCGCCGGAAAAGGGACCGGCCCGGACGCGGAGGAGGGGAAGGCGCGCACCGGGCGGGTGCTCGACACGCCCCTGCCCGACTCCGCCGCCGAGGCGCTGACCACCGCGCTCGCAGCGGTGCGCGCGGGAGTCACCGACCTCCGCTTCGGCCTCGACCTGCCGGGTGCCGAGGAGGCCAGGCGGGTGCAGGGCGAGATCCTCGCCCAGCTCGACGACTATGTCGTTCCCAGGGTGCGTACGAGCGCCTCTCCCGCGCTCATCGCCATCGCGGGCTCCACCGGCGCGGGCAAGTCCACGCTCGTCAACTCCCTGGCCAAGTCCGGGGTCAGCGCGACCGGCGTACGCCGCCCGACCACCGGCACACCGATCCTGGTCTGCCACCCGGACGACCACGAGTGGTTCGCCGAAGGCGACCTGCTCGGCGGTCTCCGGCGGCTCGGCGAACCCACCCCCGGGACGACCGGCGGTATCGTGCTCGTCTCCGCGGAGGACATCCCTCCCGGCGTGGCCCTGCTCGACACCCCCGACATCGACTCCGTCGTCGAGGAACACCACGAGACCGCCCACCGCATGCTCGACGCGGCCGATCTGTGGATCTTCGTCACCACCGCCGCCCGGTACGCCGACGCCCCGGCCTGGCGGCTCCTCCGGCTGGCCAAGGAGCGCGGGGCCCGGCTGGCCATCGTGCTCTCCCGGGTGCCCCCGAGATCCCGAGAGGTGGTCACCAAGCACTTCGTCCGGATGCTCACCGAGTACGGCCTCGGCGAGGTCGACCGGTTCGTGATCAACGAGGGCAAGGTCACCGACGGCATGCTCCCCGACGACGAGGTCGCCGAGTTACGGCGCTGGCTGACCGAGCTGTCGGTCGACGAGCGGCGCCGCGAGCAGGCCGTGCGGGCGACCCTGGACGGCGTGCTCAACAGCTTCCGCACCCGCGTCCCCGCCCTCGCCAAGCACATGGAGATGCAGGTCGCCTTCCGGAGGGAGCTGCGCGGCGATGTGGACGGCGCCTACGCGCGCGCGCTCGCCGGGATCGAACGGAACACCGGGGACGGCTCGCTGCTCCGCGGCGAGGTGCTCGCCCGCTGGCAGGACTTCGCCGGGTCAGGCGACCTCATGCGAGCTCTGCACCTGCGCAAACCCGGACGCCTGGGGGCCAAGGCCGTCCGGCAGACGCCCGAGCGACTCACCGCGCTGAAGGCCGCGCTGCGGGCCGGACTGGAGTCGGTCGTCGTCTCAGCCGCCCAACGGGCCGCGGAGGAGGCCGCCGCGCGCTGGCTGCAGCGTCCCGGCGCCGAGGAGCTCCTGTCGGCGGTGCCGGGTCTCGGCCACGCCTCCGACGAGATCGCGCGCAGGACCGGCCGTACCGTCGCCGCGTGGCAGGACCACATCACCGAACTGATCCGGACCGAGGGCGTGACCAAGAGGTCCGTGGCCCGGGTGATCTCCTTCGACGCGGAGTCGCTGTCGCTGATCCTGACCATCGGGTTGCTCGGCAACGACTCCACCCCGGTGGAGGGGACCGCGGGCACCCTGCCGGGGCGGCTGGTGCACGCCCTGCTGGGCGCCGAGTCACTGCGCAACATCGGCGGCAAGGCCCGCAGCGACCTGCGCGCCCGGATCGGCCTGCTCTTCGACGAGGAGATCATGCGCTACGTCCAGGCCCTCGACAGCGCCGGCATCCCCGACGAAACCGCCGCCACCCGCCTCTACCAGGCAACGTACAACCTTGAGGTCGCCCGATGA